One segment of Nostoc piscinale CENA21 DNA contains the following:
- a CDS encoding DegT/DnrJ/EryC1/StrS family aminotransferase: MFQSVNSVPAFDIKQQYVTIEAEVSAAVLEVLASGRYIGGPIIESFEQKFAAYHGVTNCIACNSGTDALYLALRALEIGAGDEVITTPFTFIATAEVISAVGAKPVFVDIDINTYNLDLRQIAAVVTPKTKAIIPVHLFGQSVDMTELMAIAQKHNLAVIEDCAQATGAVWDNRKVGSIGHIGCFSFYPTKNLGGCGDGGAITTNDSELAAKMRVIKEHGQRNRYYYEEVGVNSRLDAIQAAILQIKLRYLDNWNQKRQAIASYYQKFLSQISGIFVPEELPGGESVWNQFTIRVVSESRNGASASRRDWVKNQLQERGVSSMVYYPYPLHLQPVYKHLGYQPGQLPVVEQTCHEVLSLPMFPELTTQQQDQVIYALKDCLV, from the coding sequence ATGTTCCAAAGCGTAAATTCTGTTCCTGCTTTTGATATCAAGCAGCAATACGTCACTATCGAAGCAGAAGTAAGTGCAGCAGTGCTAGAAGTTTTAGCATCTGGACGTTATATTGGTGGCCCGATCATTGAAAGCTTTGAGCAAAAATTTGCAGCCTATCATGGTGTTACTAATTGTATAGCTTGTAACTCTGGAACTGATGCGCTCTACTTAGCACTGCGGGCTTTAGAAATTGGTGCAGGCGATGAAGTGATTACTACACCGTTTACCTTTATTGCGACAGCCGAGGTGATTAGTGCGGTGGGAGCCAAGCCTGTTTTTGTAGATATAGACATTAATACATATAACTTAGATTTGCGACAAATCGCGGCGGTGGTTACTCCTAAAACTAAGGCTATTATTCCGGTGCATTTATTCGGACAGTCTGTGGATATGACAGAGTTGATGGCGATCGCTCAAAAGCACAATTTAGCAGTGATTGAAGATTGCGCTCAAGCTACAGGCGCAGTTTGGGATAATCGAAAAGTTGGTAGCATTGGGCATATTGGTTGCTTTAGTTTTTACCCTACTAAGAATCTGGGTGGTTGTGGTGATGGTGGAGCAATTACAACCAATGATTCAGAATTAGCTGCAAAAATGCGAGTAATTAAAGAACATGGGCAAAGAAATCGCTATTACTACGAGGAAGTTGGGGTAAATAGTCGTTTAGATGCTATCCAAGCCGCAATTTTGCAAATTAAACTGCGTTATCTCGATAATTGGAATCAAAAACGACAGGCGATCGCATCTTACTACCAAAAATTCCTTAGTCAAATTTCTGGGATTTTCGTACCGGAAGAACTTCCTGGTGGCGAGAGTGTCTGGAATCAGTTCACAATTCGCGTAGTCAGTGAATCTCGCAATGGTGCTAGTGCTTCTCGTCGAGATTGGGTAAAAAATCAATTACAAGAACGGGGTGTCAGTTCAATGGTTTACTACCCTTACCCACTACATTTACAGCCAGTGTATAAACATTTAGGCTATCAACCAGGACAATTACCAGTAGTTGAGCAAACCTGTCATGAGGTTTTATCTTTGCCAATGTTCCCAGAACTAACAACCCAGCAGCAGGATCAGGTGATTTATGCGCTGAAGGATTGTTTGGTTTAA
- a CDS encoding HAMP domain-containing sensor histidine kinase: MHFYAGEANHQVQIAIADNGLGIPATVKSRIFDPFFTTKPIGKGTGLGLSISYQIVTEKHHGQMFCDSTPGEGTKFVIEIPITQPEN, from the coding sequence TTGCATTTCTACGCGGGTGAGGCTAATCATCAGGTACAAATTGCGATCGCCGATAATGGCTTAGGTATCCCTGCAACTGTAAAGTCACGCATTTTTGACCCTTTCTTCACTACAAAACCCATTGGCAAAGGTACAGGTTTGGGTTTATCCATCAGCTATCAGATTGTCACAGAAAAGCATCACGGTCAGATGTTCTGCGATTCTACCCCTGGAGAAGGTACGAAATTTGTGATTGAAATTCCCATTACCCAACCTGAGAATTAG
- a CDS encoding ABC transporter permease, which produces MQELIKLDLADLAFAVGLMAIAIGLSAWEKLGLELNLAIATGRTILQLLVLGYIFDFIFAVNHPGAVLVTLAIILTITAIVTRNRISQKIPLVLPVVWGAILVSTAFTLFYTYLLILQPERWFEARYIIPLAGIIIGNGMNAAAIAGERLVSTINNSSGEIETHLSLGATPQQAVNQYRKEAIRAALLPTINQMMLIGMATLPSITAGQLLGGVNPLDAVSYEILIVFMVAVANLLTTILVTRGLCRQFFNLAAQLIR; this is translated from the coding sequence GTGCAGGAATTAATCAAACTAGATTTAGCTGATTTAGCCTTTGCTGTGGGGTTAATGGCGATCGCTATTGGTTTATCTGCCTGGGAAAAATTAGGATTAGAGTTAAACTTGGCAATTGCCACAGGCAGAACAATTTTACAGCTGCTGGTATTGGGATATATTTTCGACTTTATCTTTGCTGTCAATCATCCTGGGGCAGTTTTGGTGACTTTAGCAATTATCTTGACAATTACCGCCATTGTCACCCGAAATCGCATCAGCCAGAAAATTCCCCTCGTCTTACCTGTGGTTTGGGGAGCAATTTTAGTGAGTACCGCTTTCACGCTTTTTTACACTTACTTATTAATTTTGCAACCAGAGAGATGGTTTGAAGCCCGCTATATAATCCCCCTAGCGGGAATCATCATTGGTAATGGGATGAATGCAGCTGCGATCGCAGGTGAACGTCTGGTTAGTACCATCAATAATTCCTCTGGGGAAATCGAAACTCACTTGAGTTTAGGCGCAACTCCGCAACAAGCCGTCAATCAATACCGTAAAGAAGCCATTCGCGCTGCATTGCTTCCCACGATTAATCAAATGATGCTGATTGGGATGGCGACACTTCCCAGCATCACAGCCGGACAGTTATTAGGCGGAGTCAACCCTTTAGATGCAGTATCTTACGAAATTTTGATTGTGTTTATGGTTGCAGTAGCTAATTTGCTGACAACAATTTTAGTTACCAGGGGATTGTGTCGTCAGTTTTTTAATTTGGCGGCGCAGTTAATTAGGTAA